The Candidatus Phaeomarinobacter ectocarpi genome includes a region encoding these proteins:
- a CDS encoding AAA family ATPase, which translates to MTQLLILSGLPGTGKTTLARPLARTLGAVYVRVDTIEQAIRSSPMAPVEVVDHGYRVAMDVAADNLALGLDVVAESVNPWALTREAWRTIAQDAGALAHEIELVCSDAADHRNRVETRTTDIADFNLPSWDDVTGRDYAPWPEPHLIVDTSIHAPDDAVAFILEQIGAAQIDTP; encoded by the coding sequence ATGACGCAGCTTCTCATACTCTCAGGCCTGCCCGGTACCGGCAAAACCACCCTCGCCCGACCCCTCGCCCGAACCCTTGGTGCCGTCTATGTGCGGGTGGACACCATTGAGCAGGCCATCCGGTCGTCCCCGATGGCACCGGTGGAGGTGGTGGACCATGGCTATCGCGTGGCCATGGACGTCGCCGCAGACAATCTGGCGCTGGGGCTCGATGTGGTGGCAGAGAGCGTCAATCCGTGGGCACTGACCCGGGAGGCATGGCGAACGATCGCGCAGGATGCAGGTGCTTTGGCTCATGAGATTGAGCTTGTGTGCAGCGATGCCGCCGACCACCGCAACCGGGTTGAGACACGGACCACAGACATCGCGGACTTCAATTTGCCGAGCTGGGACGACGTAACGGGCCGCGACTACGCACCCTGGCCCGAGCCGCATCTGATTGTGGATACATCCATCCACGCGCCTGATGACGCCGTTGCTTTTATTCTTGAGCAGATTGGCGCTGCGCAAATCGATACGCCATAA
- a CDS encoding ribonuclease D: protein MTTTLHKGDLPDGLDLGAVVAVDTETMGLNPHRDELCVVQLSSGDGTAHVVQMDRATYDCPNLKKMFADPACVKLFHFARFDVGMVRKYLGVECAPVYCTKIASKLVRTYTDRHGLKDLSRELLGIDMSKQQQSSDWGADTLSEAQLAYAASDVLHLHKLKERLDMMLAREGRTELAQACFDFLPTRASLDLAGWPDVDIFSH, encoded by the coding sequence ATGACAACAACACTCCACAAGGGCGATCTGCCTGACGGTCTGGACCTCGGCGCGGTCGTCGCGGTCGACACCGAAACCATGGGTCTCAACCCGCATCGTGATGAACTGTGCGTGGTGCAGCTTTCCTCAGGCGACGGCACCGCCCATGTGGTGCAGATGGACCGGGCGACCTATGACTGCCCGAACCTCAAAAAAATGTTTGCTGACCCGGCCTGCGTGAAGCTCTTTCACTTCGCGCGCTTTGACGTTGGCATGGTGCGCAAATACCTGGGCGTCGAATGTGCCCCTGTCTATTGCACCAAGATCGCATCCAAGCTGGTGCGCACCTACACGGACCGCCACGGGCTCAAGGATCTGAGCCGCGAATTGCTGGGCATTGATATGTCGAAGCAGCAGCAAAGCTCGGACTGGGGTGCCGATACCCTGAGCGAGGCACAGCTGGCCTATGCTGCCTCAGACGTGCTGCATCTCCACAAGCTCAAAGAGCGCCTCGATATGATGCTGGCGCGCGAGGGGCGCACAGAGCTGGCTCAGGCCTGTTTTGACTTCCTGCCCACCCGCGCGAGCCTTGATCTCGCCGGTTGGCCGGACGTGGATATTTTTTCACACTAG
- a CDS encoding KpsF/GutQ family sugar-phosphate isomerase yields MAKTQIPASATESADPDSASEPGPEDREAAGRVLTLASDALAKLRDTLDGRFSQAVDAMQATQGRVIVSGMGKSGHVARKIAATLASTGTPAHYVHPGEASHGDLGMVTRGDCLLVLSNSGENQELGDIIAHGKRINTPLIAITSKADSTLARAATVLLHLPEAEEACPMGMAPTTSSTMMIALGDALAVALMERRGFTKDKYRELHPGGRLGQMLVRVSDIMHPVERVPMVKRDTKVPQAVAQITASGFGCTGVGDIAGRLIGVITDGDLRRHLGADLVSRDATEVMTPSPRTIAKDALAGEAIAQMNEVDPPVMVLFVVDTASNDPQAPVGILHMHDLLRAGFA; encoded by the coding sequence ATGGCCAAGACACAGATACCAGCTTCGGCGACAGAGTCTGCTGACCCGGACTCCGCTTCCGAGCCAGGACCTGAGGACCGCGAAGCTGCTGGCCGTGTGCTGACCCTTGCCTCAGATGCACTGGCAAAGCTGCGCGACACCCTGGATGGTCGATTTTCCCAGGCTGTGGACGCCATGCAGGCCACGCAGGGCCGCGTGATTGTGTCCGGCATGGGCAAGAGCGGCCACGTGGCACGCAAGATTGCCGCGACCCTGGCCTCAACAGGGACGCCCGCCCATTACGTGCATCCCGGTGAGGCCAGCCATGGCGACCTGGGCATGGTCACCCGGGGAGACTGCCTGTTGGTGCTGTCCAACTCCGGTGAGAACCAGGAGCTTGGCGACATCATTGCCCATGGCAAACGCATCAACACACCGCTGATTGCCATTACCAGCAAAGCGGACTCGACTCTGGCGCGGGCGGCCACGGTGCTGCTGCATCTGCCCGAGGCGGAAGAAGCTTGCCCCATGGGCATGGCTCCGACCACATCCTCCACAATGATGATTGCACTCGGAGACGCGCTTGCAGTGGCGCTCATGGAGCGGCGCGGCTTCACCAAGGACAAATATCGCGAACTGCATCCCGGTGGCCGCTTGGGCCAGATGCTGGTGCGCGTGTCAGACATCATGCATCCCGTCGAGCGTGTGCCGATGGTCAAGCGGGATACGAAGGTGCCTCAGGCGGTTGCGCAGATTACCGCAAGCGGATTTGGCTGCACGGGTGTTGGCGATATTGCGGGACGGTTGATCGGCGTCATCACCGATGGCGATCTGCGTCGGCATCTGGGCGCAGACCTGGTGAGCAGAGACGCGACAGAGGTCATGACGCCTTCGCCGCGCACCATTGCCAAGGATGCCTTGGCCGGTGAAGCCATTGCCCAGATGAATGAAGTTGACCCACCGGTGATGGTTCTGTTCGTCGTGGACACAGCATCCAACGACCCTCAGGCGCCTGTGGGCATCCTGCATATGCACGACTTGCTGCGGGCAGGCTTTGCATGA
- the lptC gene encoding LPS export ABC transporter periplasmic protein LptC, with protein sequence MSLSGTSSTLQRRTTPTGQRKQANAASARAYSRFVSAMKLGLALTAAALIVALLFLSGTFDGPDELDITFSEVTSRTDDLRMVSPRISDIDDEGQPYTITATSAVQDADDPALIHLDNVQGDLVSATQSSWTSVTSLNGLLNTDEEWIDLEKDVMLFTDGGFQFQGDLVRVDLASGDISSDTPVFAQGPDGTAEGGGLRVTDSGNTITLINGSKVVIFDAGGGGSSSIFGIADE encoded by the coding sequence ATGAGCCTCAGCGGAACATCCAGCACATTGCAACGGCGCACGACCCCGACGGGGCAGCGCAAGCAGGCCAATGCTGCAAGCGCCAGAGCTTACAGCCGGTTCGTATCGGCCATGAAACTTGGATTGGCGCTGACGGCGGCCGCACTCATTGTGGCACTGCTTTTTCTGTCCGGCACCTTTGACGGCCCGGACGAACTGGACATTACATTTTCGGAAGTGACATCGCGTACGGATGATCTGCGCATGGTCAGCCCGCGCATCTCTGACATTGACGACGAAGGGCAGCCATACACCATCACGGCAACAAGTGCCGTTCAGGATGCGGACGATCCAGCTCTCATTCATCTTGACAATGTTCAAGGTGACCTTGTGAGCGCCACTCAATCCTCTTGGACATCTGTCACGTCATTGAACGGATTGCTGAACACGGACGAAGAATGGATCGATCTTGAAAAGGACGTGATGCTGTTCACCGATGGCGGCTTCCAGTTTCAGGGTGACCTTGTACGGGTTGATCTGGCGTCCGGCGATATTTCCAGCGACACGCCTGTGTTTGCGCAGGGGCCTGATGGAACAGCGGAAGGTGGTGGCCTGCGCGTGACGGACTCCGGCAACACGATCACGCTGATCAATGGTTCCAAGGTCGTGATATTTGATGCGGGCGGCGGTGGGTCGTCCAGCATTTTTGGAATCGCAGACGAATAA
- a CDS encoding LptA/OstA family protein encodes MKKIQDLSRLLPAACFSLVVAVGSAALIPSAMAQEEAQETGDGFTDDPGEPIEVVSDTAEWKRAENLAIFTGRVDAVQGTMRLRADKVFVHYVQKDKAEGEAEAELVKEDVPEGFEGDPEPGPAPGQSITKIDAKGNVIITDIDGQTAVGDWALYDMKKREIYMGDTVVLTQGENVIRGQKLVMNLDTGQTVVDAGAAGAEGSQGGRVRSVFVPADEEEGG; translated from the coding sequence ATGAAGAAGATACAAGACCTAAGCCGGCTTCTGCCCGCAGCATGTTTTTCCCTTGTGGTGGCAGTTGGCAGTGCTGCTCTCATCCCGTCGGCTATGGCCCAGGAAGAAGCGCAGGAAACCGGCGATGGATTTACGGATGATCCCGGCGAGCCCATCGAAGTTGTGTCGGACACAGCCGAGTGGAAGCGTGCAGAAAACCTCGCCATCTTCACGGGCAGGGTGGACGCTGTGCAGGGCACCATGCGACTGCGCGCCGACAAGGTCTTTGTGCACTATGTGCAAAAAGACAAGGCCGAAGGCGAGGCTGAGGCTGAACTGGTGAAGGAAGATGTGCCCGAAGGGTTTGAGGGCGATCCTGAGCCCGGTCCGGCGCCCGGCCAGAGCATCACCAAAATTGATGCCAAGGGAAACGTCATCATCACCGACATTGACGGTCAGACCGCAGTGGGTGACTGGGCGCTCTACGACATGAAGAAGCGCGAAATCTACATGGGCGACACCGTCGTGCTCACCCAGGGTGAAAACGTCATTCGCGGCCAGAAGCTGGTTATGAATCTGGATACCGGCCAGACGGTCGTAGATGCAGGTGCAGCTGGCGCTGAAGGCAGCCAGGGCGGGCGTGTTCGCTCCGTATTCGTCCCGGCCGACGAAGAAGAAGGCGGCTGA
- the lptB gene encoding LPS export ABC transporter ATP-binding protein, whose protein sequence is MTGMNGETTGQTANATEQSGGPRLVAASSGLIIEGIGKSFNKRPVVRGVSMNVERGEAVGLLGPNGAGKTTCFYMIAGLIEADYGSVELDGVDISKLPMYRRARMGIGYLPQEASIFRGLTVEENIRAVIELVESDHGRRENMLDELLAEFSITHLRRTPSVALSGGERRRVEIARAMAAQPNYMLLDEPFAGIDPIATGDIHELVSHLKDRGIGVLITDHNVRETLELIDRAYIIHDGRLLLEGLPSEIVGNEDVRRLYLGERFSL, encoded by the coding sequence ATGACCGGTATGAACGGGGAAACCACAGGACAGACAGCGAATGCCACGGAGCAATCCGGCGGCCCGCGTCTTGTTGCGGCATCGTCCGGGTTGATCATTGAAGGCATCGGCAAGAGCTTCAATAAGCGCCCTGTTGTGCGTGGCGTGTCCATGAATGTGGAGCGTGGCGAGGCCGTGGGCCTGCTGGGACCAAACGGCGCCGGCAAGACAACCTGCTTTTACATGATCGCCGGACTTATCGAGGCGGACTATGGCTCAGTCGAATTGGACGGCGTCGACATCTCCAAGCTGCCCATGTATCGCCGCGCCCGTATGGGCATCGGTTACCTGCCACAGGAAGCATCCATCTTCCGTGGGCTGACAGTTGAAGAGAACATTCGTGCCGTCATCGAGCTTGTGGAGAGCGACCACGGCCGCCGCGAGAACATGCTGGATGAATTGCTGGCAGAATTCTCGATCACCCATCTGCGCCGCACGCCATCAGTTGCCCTGTCAGGCGGTGAACGGCGTCGTGTGGAAATTGCCCGCGCCATGGCCGCGCAGCCAAACTACATGCTGCTTGATGAGCCCTTTGCCGGTATTGATCCAATCGCGACCGGTGACATCCACGAGCTTGTGAGCCACCTCAAGGACCGTGGCATCGGTGTGTTGATCACCGACCATAATGTGCGTGAGACGCTTGAGCTGATCGACCGCGCATACATCATCCATGATGGGCGCCTTCTGCTTGAAGGCCTGCCCTCCGAGATTGTTGGCAACGAAGATGTTCGTCGCCTGTATCTCGGCGAGCGCTTTTCGCTGTAG
- the rpoN gene encoding RNA polymerase factor sigma-54, translating to MALAPRLEMRQGQSLVMTPQLQQAIKLLQLSNIELASFVEQELEKNPLLDRDERAEIPDLAGESAERERADSANTDTNADMGGDSSSADTTASASGDAMAEPDPAPVSLDDASPATEIDSGFEDMYPEDTGSDRSGTEADATPAALGGSDWSSSAGGSGGGVGGDSELDLESRLTRDLTLHEHLTEQLDVAIFDPAKRMIGRFLIDCVDDAGYLRFDDLEDGVDGLNDIASRLGSPRKDVDEVLTVMRGFEPTGVMARSLKECMALQLAEMDHLDPAMQCFLDNLELVARRDLNQLCKVCGVDEEDIRDMIEEVRSLDPRPGLTFGGEAAAPVVPDVFVRSAQGGGWTVELNTETLPRVLVNQQYYATVSGATQKKDDKLYLSDCLQSANWLVKSLDQRARTILKVSREIVRQQDGFFAHGISHLRPLNLKTIADAIEMHESTVSRVTSNKFMATSRGVFELKYFFTSAISATDGGDAHSAEAVRHRIRELVDAESPAKILSDDKIVEILKLSGIDIARRTVAKYREAMHIPSSVERRRAKRLSA from the coding sequence ATGGCATTAGCACCACGTCTGGAGATGCGCCAGGGCCAGTCCCTGGTCATGACGCCCCAGCTGCAGCAGGCCATCAAACTCCTGCAGCTTTCAAATATCGAACTTGCGTCTTTTGTTGAGCAGGAGCTGGAGAAAAACCCGCTTCTGGACCGCGATGAGCGCGCAGAGATACCTGACCTTGCCGGCGAAAGCGCCGAACGCGAGCGCGCTGACAGCGCCAATACCGACACAAATGCGGATATGGGTGGGGACAGCAGCAGCGCCGACACGACTGCGAGCGCTTCAGGTGACGCCATGGCCGAGCCAGACCCGGCGCCGGTGTCGCTTGATGATGCGTCACCCGCAACCGAAATTGATTCCGGCTTTGAAGACATGTACCCGGAAGATACAGGCTCTGATCGGTCGGGTACGGAAGCTGATGCGACGCCTGCGGCGCTTGGCGGCTCCGACTGGTCATCTTCCGCCGGCGGATCAGGCGGTGGCGTTGGCGGCGACAGCGAGCTTGATCTCGAAAGCCGGCTCACCCGCGACCTGACATTGCATGAGCACCTGACCGAGCAACTGGACGTGGCGATATTTGACCCGGCCAAACGCATGATCGGACGATTCCTGATCGATTGCGTTGATGATGCGGGCTATCTGCGCTTTGACGATCTTGAAGATGGTGTTGACGGTCTTAATGACATTGCCTCACGCCTTGGCTCGCCACGCAAGGACGTGGACGAAGTCCTGACGGTGATGCGCGGCTTTGAACCCACAGGCGTCATGGCCCGCTCGCTCAAGGAGTGCATGGCGCTCCAGCTTGCAGAGATGGATCATCTTGATCCCGCCATGCAGTGCTTCCTGGACAATCTCGAGCTTGTGGCACGCCGGGATCTCAACCAGCTGTGCAAGGTCTGTGGCGTTGATGAAGAAGACATCCGCGATATGATCGAAGAAGTGCGGTCTTTGGATCCGCGCCCGGGTCTGACCTTTGGTGGCGAGGCGGCAGCCCCCGTGGTGCCGGATGTATTTGTCCGCTCCGCTCAGGGTGGCGGCTGGACCGTCGAACTCAACACCGAGACATTGCCGCGCGTGCTTGTGAACCAGCAGTATTACGCAACGGTCTCAGGCGCGACGCAGAAGAAGGACGACAAGCTGTACCTGTCGGACTGCCTGCAGAGCGCCAACTGGCTGGTCAAAAGCCTCGACCAGCGCGCGCGCACGATTTTGAAGGTCAGCCGCGAGATCGTCCGCCAGCAGGACGGCTTCTTTGCCCATGGCATATCGCACCTGCGGCCTCTCAATTTGAAGACCATCGCTGACGCCATCGAGATGCATGAGTCGACGGTGAGTCGCGTGACCTCGAACAAGTTCATGGCAACGTCGCGCGGTGTGTTCGAGCTGAAATATTTCTTCACTTCAGCGATTTCAGCCACCGATGGCGGGGATGCCCACTCGGCTGAGGCGGTGCGCCATCGGATTCGCGAACTGGTGGATGCAGAAAGCCCGGCAAAAATCCTGTCTGATGACAAGATTGTTGAGATTCTCAAGCTCAGCGGCATTGATATTGCGCGGCGTACCGTGGCGAAATACCGCGAAGCCATGCACATTCCATCATCGGTTGAACGTCGCCGGGCAAAACGTCTAAGTGCTTGA
- the hpf gene encoding ribosome hibernation-promoting factor, HPF/YfiA family — MQVQVTGKHIDVGDALRTHVTDRLEAAAEKYLGRATDAHVVFSKEGHEFQADCTLRLGHGVVLQTKDRAGDIYASFDGAAEKMEKRLRRHKRRLKDHHAEGRQAPEEIDLPARVLAAEAEEHDAADSADDQPIIIAETTTKLQRLSVGEAVMRMDLADAPFLLFKAGEAGDVNMVYRRDDGNIGWVELGSKG; from the coding sequence ATGCAGGTTCAGGTTACCGGCAAGCATATTGATGTGGGGGACGCATTGCGGACCCATGTGACGGATCGTCTTGAGGCAGCCGCTGAGAAGTATCTCGGCCGCGCCACCGACGCCCATGTGGTGTTTTCAAAAGAAGGTCACGAGTTTCAGGCCGATTGCACCTTGCGGCTTGGTCACGGCGTCGTGCTGCAGACCAAGGATCGCGCGGGCGACATCTATGCGTCTTTTGATGGCGCCGCTGAAAAGATGGAAAAGCGTCTGCGTCGTCACAAGCGCCGGCTGAAAGATCATCACGCAGAAGGCCGCCAGGCACCTGAAGAAATTGACCTTCCCGCACGCGTGCTTGCTGCGGAAGCTGAAGAACATGATGCGGCGGACAGTGCCGATGATCAGCCCATCATCATTGCTGAAACCACGACCAAACTACAGCGCCTGTCAGTTGGTGAAGCTGTCATGCGCATGGACTTGGCCGACGCGCCCTTCCTGCTGTTCAAGGCGGGCGAGGCGGGTGACGTGAATATGGTGTATCGCCGCGACGACGGGAACATCGGTTGGGTGGAACTCGGCAGCAAGGGCTGA
- the ptsN gene encoding PTS IIA-like nitrogen regulatory protein PtsN yields the protein MDLSDLLAADRVFASLHAGSKKQVLQDLAARASEASGIDARVIFDALIERERLGSTGVGHGIAIPHARLSEMTQLEGFFARLETSIEFDAVDDEPVDLVFLLLVPEESGADHLKALARISRLLRNEGVTNTLRNASSADEIYQTLTRPAESHAA from the coding sequence ATGGATCTTTCAGATCTTTTGGCGGCCGACCGCGTATTTGCAAGCCTCCATGCAGGCAGCAAAAAGCAGGTTCTTCAGGACCTGGCCGCCCGGGCCAGTGAAGCCAGCGGTATTGATGCGCGCGTCATTTTCGACGCGTTGATTGAGCGCGAGCGCCTGGGCTCAACCGGTGTTGGCCATGGCATTGCCATTCCTCATGCCCGTCTTTCAGAGATGACCCAGCTTGAGGGGTTCTTTGCACGCCTCGAGACATCCATAGAGTTTGATGCTGTGGACGATGAGCCGGTGGACCTAGTGTTCCTGCTGCTGGTGCCAGAAGAATCCGGTGCCGACCATCTCAAGGCACTGGCGCGCATCTCGCGCCTGCTGCGCAACGAAGGCGTCACCAATACGCTGCGCAACGCAAGTTCGGCGGACGAGATCTACCAGACCCTGACACGCCCTGCTGAAAGCCACGCGGCCTAG
- a CDS encoding alpha/beta fold hydrolase: MADIYEQAHFDEDPGEVYVTPEERFADLLRYDFAPNYIEWRGLKMHYTDEGPKDGSQKGTFLMVHGNPGWSYLYHDWIPQLVQDGYRCIALDLIGHGRSDKPTNRNWYSVRKHIDSVSHLISALNLTSVNLVVQDWGGIIGLSNILTRPNLFDRLFIFNTAIAHHGFHFAEGLQVWKETTRDPAKYATDMPVGDIVSMSLRVNTAEKDEMKTAFDAPWPDVKSKASIMQFPFLIPYDDDRSPLRNLCEDVFQALKKWDHCPVHFVFGDDDWTYPWDWAVEWSSQVPGATLDRIQGASHFVQIENADACVGAIRNRLAA, translated from the coding sequence ATGGCTGACATTTATGAGCAAGCTCACTTCGATGAAGACCCGGGGGAAGTCTACGTAACGCCAGAGGAACGCTTTGCGGATCTCCTACGCTATGACTTTGCGCCCAACTATATTGAGTGGCGCGGTCTCAAGATGCACTACACCGATGAAGGTCCCAAGGACGGTTCACAGAAGGGAACTTTCTTGATGGTCCATGGCAACCCAGGCTGGTCGTATCTCTATCACGACTGGATCCCTCAGCTTGTTCAGGATGGGTATCGCTGCATCGCGCTCGACCTCATTGGCCATGGTCGCTCCGACAAGCCGACCAACCGCAACTGGTATTCAGTCCGAAAGCACATCGATTCAGTCAGCCACTTGATCTCGGCATTGAATCTCACGTCTGTGAATCTTGTCGTTCAGGACTGGGGCGGCATTATCGGACTGAGTAACATTCTAACTCGTCCCAATCTTTTCGATCGGCTTTTCATTTTCAACACAGCGATCGCCCATCATGGCTTTCATTTCGCGGAGGGTTTGCAGGTCTGGAAAGAAACAACGCGGGACCCTGCCAAATACGCCACCGACATGCCGGTCGGCGATATCGTTTCCATGTCGTTGCGCGTCAATACTGCTGAGAAAGACGAGATGAAGACTGCATTTGATGCGCCATGGCCGGACGTAAAGTCCAAGGCGAGCATCATGCAGTTTCCGTTTCTCATACCCTATGATGACGACCGCAGTCCGCTGCGCAATCTGTGTGAGGACGTGTTTCAGGCATTGAAAAAGTGGGACCACTGTCCGGTTCATTTCGTCTTTGGCGACGATGACTGGACCTATCCGTGGGATTGGGCAGTGGAATGGTCGTCGCAGGTACCTGGCGCGACGCTTGATCGAATCCAGGGAGCCAGCCACTTCGTGCAGATAGAGAATGCTGATGCGTGCGTTGGCGCTATCCGCAACCGATTGGCCGCCTGA
- a CDS encoding DUF1150 family protein, which yields MNNETQFVDLLAPMSSKDFAAFGAPKTVYVREVGPDAVRDVVGDETDIPTDARFFAVHAADGTRMAIVDDRDAAFAGARQYDLEPVSVH from the coding sequence ATGAATAATGAAACACAGTTCGTAGACTTGCTGGCGCCGATGAGCAGCAAGGACTTCGCCGCCTTTGGCGCGCCCAAGACCGTCTATGTCCGCGAAGTTGGACCAGACGCTGTGCGCGATGTTGTGGGTGATGAAACAGACATCCCGACGGATGCCCGGTTCTTTGCGGTACACGCCGCTGATGGTACCCGCATGGCCATCGTCGATGATCGCGATGCGGCTTTTGCCGGCGCGCGTCAGTATGATCTCGAGCCGGTCAGCGTCCATTAA
- a CDS encoding Hsp20 family protein: MTRVTPFTHPLLLGFDGLEQLLDRVGRLSNEGYPPFNIEQTSPVEGESGVHHFRITLAVAGFTRDELSVTVEGNELIIKGKQTEDEDRAFLHRGIAARQFVRVFVLADGLDVETADLENGLLSIDLVKPEPSQTARRIEIGSSATGDRARDAKEIDAEEIPVPTKTAV, encoded by the coding sequence ATGACACGGGTTACCCCTTTTACCCATCCGCTGTTGTTGGGCTTTGACGGGCTTGAACAGCTTTTGGACCGGGTCGGACGGCTTTCAAATGAAGGCTATCCGCCATTCAACATCGAACAGACCTCTCCGGTAGAGGGCGAAAGTGGTGTGCATCACTTCCGCATCACGCTGGCTGTCGCCGGGTTCACCCGCGACGAGCTGTCTGTGACGGTTGAGGGCAATGAGCTCATCATCAAGGGCAAGCAGACCGAGGACGAAGATCGCGCCTTCCTGCATCGCGGCATTGCTGCGCGGCAGTTTGTGCGGGTGTTTGTTCTTGCAGACGGCCTGGATGTTGAGACTGCCGATCTGGAAAACGGATTGCTGAGCATCGACCTCGTCAAGCCAGAACCCAGCCAGACGGCGCGACGGATTGAGATTGGTTCATCGGCCACCGGCGACAGGGCTCGCGACGCAAAAGAGATCGACGCAGAAGAAATACCTGTGCCCACAAAGACTGCCGTCTAG